The Hymenobacter baengnokdamensis genome includes a region encoding these proteins:
- a CDS encoding DUF6883 domain-containing protein, with amino-acid sequence MTLHDKPLVGAPNKVQDYLLNPDHPVGGAKARFFLGIGYSRQHYEQLIADLVAHGHSGTVTEEKASPYGVKFVVDGPLLAPNGREYPIRTVWMEQSPGIHVLLITAHLLDR; translated from the coding sequence ATGACGCTTCACGACAAGCCGCTAGTTGGGGCACCCAATAAGGTGCAGGATTACTTGCTGAATCCTGACCACCCGGTTGGCGGGGCCAAGGCGCGGTTCTTCCTAGGTATAGGGTATTCGCGGCAGCACTACGAGCAACTGATAGCCGACTTGGTAGCGCACGGCCACAGCGGTACCGTGACGGAGGAAAAAGCGTCGCCCTACGGCGTTAAGTTTGTGGTAGATGGCCCGCTGCTAGCCCCCAACGGCCGAGAGTACCCCATCCGAACCGTGTGGATGGAACAATCACCGGGTATCCACGTTTTGCTAATCACCGCCCACTTACTAGACCGCTGA
- a CDS encoding DUF4926 domain-containing protein, protein MKPFVELDTVQLQKDHLECGLAAGALGTVVLVHAQGEAYEVEFIGLDGHTQAVLTLPAAEVAAIAQPWRQVA, encoded by the coding sequence ATGAAACCCTTCGTTGAACTAGACACTGTGCAGCTGCAAAAAGACCACCTCGAATGTGGATTGGCAGCGGGCGCGCTTGGTACAGTTGTGTTAGTGCATGCCCAAGGCGAGGCCTACGAAGTAGAGTTTATTGGCCTTGATGGGCACACGCAAGCTGTGCTAACTCTGCCCGCCGCTGAAGTGGCCGCCATCGCGCAGCCGTGGCGGCAGGTTGCTTAA
- a CDS encoding MBL fold metallo-hydrolase has protein sequence MKQISKQLYQISLGASNAFVIEDKDLTLVDTGVPGSTEKLFAAIRKGGKNPDAIKQIILTHWHPDHAGSAADLKQRLGARVYAHADEAAALEQGGAERPRYLTPGVRNWLIFNIFIKKVARAIPAVKIDERVADNDVIPVAGGVRVIHTPGHSAGHIALLLEQDGVLIAGDICANMSGLAYSTVYEDMALGRQSILKAAGFSFDQAVFGHGSPVTKQANAKLKEKFQQPNPFAGKPLKPV, from the coding sequence ATGAAACAGATTAGCAAGCAGCTCTACCAAATCAGCCTGGGCGCATCCAATGCCTTTGTAATCGAAGACAAGGACTTGACACTGGTCGATACCGGCGTGCCGGGCAGCACCGAGAAGCTGTTTGCGGCTATCCGCAAGGGAGGTAAAAATCCGGACGCCATCAAGCAGATTATTCTTACGCACTGGCACCCCGACCATGCCGGCAGCGCGGCCGACCTAAAACAGCGCCTGGGGGCCCGCGTGTATGCACACGCCGATGAGGCAGCCGCCCTGGAGCAAGGAGGAGCCGAGCGGCCCCGCTACCTGACCCCAGGCGTAAGGAATTGGCTGATTTTTAACATCTTTATTAAGAAAGTGGCGCGGGCAATTCCTGCCGTGAAAATAGACGAGCGGGTGGCTGACAACGACGTGATTCCGGTGGCGGGCGGCGTGCGCGTCATTCATACGCCGGGGCACAGCGCGGGGCACATCGCCTTGCTGCTGGAGCAGGATGGGGTGCTGATTGCCGGGGATATCTGCGCCAATATGTCGGGGCTGGCCTACAGCACCGTGTACGAGGATATGGCGCTGGGCCGGCAGAGCATTTTGAAAGCTGCCGGGTTTTCGTTTGACCAAGCCGTTTTTGGGCACGGCAGCCCCGTGACCAAGCAGGCCAATGCGAAGCTGAAAGAGAAGTTTCAACAGCCCAACCCCTTTGCGGGGAAGCCGCTGAAGCCTGTTTAA
- a CDS encoding Crp/Fnr family transcriptional regulator, with the protein MHPLLAYLRRFVPTLTEAEWQLLAGAVRPAHVARGQHFVQAGNYRPEIALLLQGSCRLYYLRPSGEERTTYFFFENHLLADYLSCLLGQPSQLNIQALTDTDLVVFDYAVLRQLYDECPAYERFGRVLAEYHLLGTDARLTEQLILSPEERYRALLASGKTKILERIPQHLVANYLGVTPVSLSRIRARVARGR; encoded by the coding sequence ATGCACCCGTTGCTTGCTTACCTGCGCCGCTTCGTGCCCACCCTCACCGAGGCCGAGTGGCAACTGCTAGCCGGGGCCGTGCGCCCGGCCCACGTGGCGCGGGGCCAGCACTTTGTGCAGGCCGGCAACTACCGGCCCGAAATAGCCCTGCTGCTCCAGGGCTCTTGTCGGCTGTACTACCTGCGCCCGAGTGGCGAGGAGCGCACCACCTATTTCTTCTTCGAAAACCACCTGCTGGCCGACTACCTGAGCTGCCTGCTGGGCCAGCCGAGCCAGCTCAACATTCAGGCCCTGACCGATACGGACCTGGTGGTGTTCGATTACGCGGTGCTGCGGCAGCTCTACGACGAGTGCCCGGCCTACGAGCGGTTTGGCCGGGTGCTGGCCGAGTACCACCTGCTGGGCACCGATGCCCGCCTCACCGAGCAGCTGATACTCTCGCCCGAGGAGCGCTACCGGGCGCTGCTGGCCAGCGGCAAAACCAAGATTCTGGAGCGCATTCCGCAGCACCTGGTGGCCAATTACCTCGGCGTCACGCCCGTGTCGCTGAGCCGCATTCGGGCGCGGGTGGCGCGGGGGCGCTAG
- a CDS encoding DUF4260 domain-containing protein, with amino-acid sequence MKSLLKLEELAEMLLAGFVFAHLPVAWWVLPATFLLPDLSMLGYLAGPRVGAASYNLVHHKATAIAVGVAGWLLGLPLLVLAGTVLLFHSAFDRLLGYGLKYATAFQDTHLGRVGKAPAATSPAASALHLGYADAH; translated from the coding sequence ATGAAATCGCTGCTGAAACTTGAAGAGCTGGCCGAAATGCTGCTGGCCGGGTTTGTGTTCGCCCACCTGCCCGTTGCCTGGTGGGTGCTGCCCGCCACTTTTCTGCTGCCCGACCTGAGCATGCTGGGCTACCTGGCCGGCCCGCGGGTGGGCGCCGCCAGCTACAACCTGGTGCATCACAAGGCCACGGCAATAGCCGTAGGCGTAGCGGGGTGGCTGCTGGGGCTGCCCCTACTGGTGCTGGCCGGCACGGTGCTGCTGTTTCACAGCGCCTTCGACCGGCTGCTGGGCTACGGCCTCAAATACGCCACCGCTTTCCAGGATACGCACCTGGGCCGGGTGGGCAAAGCGCCCGCCGCGACTAGCCCAGCCGCATCGGCCCTACATTTGGGCTATGCAGACGCTCACTAG
- a CDS encoding AraC family transcriptional regulator: protein MQTLTSRPPIPIYPFEPDELSGSSCFSLVRSEGELPYEADVLLPHRKAYYMLVFTKRTRGRHWVDAVPYVRQDHALYFSSPSQLLVKEEPTPFWGTRLQFTKEFLALQQNAALRSLPLIQNPHHGHELRLPAADEAVVDDLLLKLEAEYQRPGEWQHQLLSAYLLVLLTYLSRLYTEQFPGGEPSADQRLLKAYQAHIEENFRELHEVGAYAELLHISAGHLSEVVKAQSGKSAIKHLHERLVLEAKRLLFYTPQSLKELAFDLGFSDASYFNRFFKRETGQTPAEYRVSIRKMYQ, encoded by the coding sequence ATGCAGACGCTCACTAGCCGGCCGCCGATACCTATATACCCGTTTGAGCCAGACGAGCTAAGCGGGAGCAGCTGCTTCTCCCTCGTGCGCTCGGAAGGTGAGCTGCCCTACGAGGCCGACGTGCTGCTGCCGCACCGCAAGGCCTACTATATGCTGGTATTTACGAAGCGTACGCGCGGCCGGCACTGGGTCGATGCCGTGCCCTACGTGCGCCAGGACCACGCGCTGTACTTTTCGAGTCCCAGCCAGCTGCTGGTGAAGGAGGAGCCGACGCCCTTCTGGGGCACCCGGCTCCAGTTCACGAAGGAGTTTTTGGCCTTGCAGCAAAACGCGGCCCTGCGCAGCCTGCCACTCATCCAGAACCCGCACCACGGACACGAATTGCGCCTGCCCGCGGCCGATGAAGCCGTGGTAGACGACCTGCTGCTGAAGCTCGAAGCCGAGTACCAGCGCCCCGGCGAGTGGCAGCACCAGCTGCTGAGCGCCTACCTGCTGGTGCTGCTCACCTACCTGAGCCGGCTGTACACGGAGCAGTTTCCGGGCGGCGAGCCCTCGGCCGACCAGCGGCTGCTAAAAGCTTACCAGGCCCATATCGAGGAAAATTTCCGCGAACTGCACGAGGTGGGTGCCTACGCCGAGCTGCTGCACATTTCGGCGGGGCACCTGAGCGAGGTGGTGAAGGCCCAGAGCGGGAAGTCGGCCATCAAGCACCTGCACGAGCGCCTGGTGCTGGAAGCCAAGCGCCTGCTGTTTTACACGCCGCAGTCGCTCAAAGAGCTGGCCTTCGACCTGGGCTTTTCGGATGCCTCGTACTTCAACCGCTTTTTCAAGCGCGAAACCGGCCAGACGCCGGCCGAGTACCGGGTCAGCATCCGCAAAATGTACCAGTAG
- a CDS encoding SDR family oxidoreductase, with the protein MKTALITGANKSIGFEAARQLLQQGYYVYLGSRDTHNGQQAVDQLKAEGLTQVEPIQLDVTSSDSIAAARAALGQKTPVLDVLINNAGILGGMVQPASSTSLSTIREVFDTNVFGVIGVTQAFLDLLRQSPAPRIVNVTSGLGSLTLHTNPSWKYYPVKGAAYQPSKAALNAYTIMLAYELRDTPFKVNAVDPGYTATDFNHHSGPGSVQAAAARLVKAATLGPDGPTSQFFSDDNAPETGISPW; encoded by the coding sequence ATGAAAACCGCTCTCATTACCGGCGCCAACAAAAGCATCGGCTTCGAAGCCGCCCGGCAGCTCCTCCAGCAAGGCTACTATGTGTACTTGGGCAGCCGCGACACCCACAACGGCCAGCAGGCCGTCGACCAGCTCAAGGCCGAAGGTCTCACCCAGGTCGAGCCCATCCAACTCGACGTAACGAGCAGCGACTCCATTGCCGCTGCCCGCGCGGCCCTGGGCCAGAAAACGCCGGTGCTCGACGTGCTCATCAACAATGCCGGCATTTTGGGCGGCATGGTGCAGCCGGCTTCGAGCACCAGCCTCAGCACCATCCGGGAGGTGTTTGACACCAACGTATTTGGGGTAATCGGGGTGACGCAGGCGTTTCTCGACCTGCTGCGGCAGTCGCCCGCGCCGCGCATCGTCAACGTCACATCGGGCCTGGGCTCGCTCACGCTGCACACCAACCCGAGCTGGAAATACTACCCGGTGAAGGGTGCCGCCTACCAGCCCTCCAAGGCTGCCCTGAACGCCTACACCATCATGCTGGCCTACGAGCTGCGCGATACCCCGTTCAAGGTGAATGCCGTGGATCCCGGCTATACCGCCACCGATTTCAACCACCACAGCGGCCCCGGCAGCGTGCAGGCCGCCGCCGCCCGCTTGGTAAAAGCCGCCACGCTGGGCCCCGATGGGCCCACCAGCCAGTTTTTCAGCGACGATAACGCGCCGGAAACAGGCATTAGCCCCTGGTAG
- a CDS encoding STAS/SEC14 domain-containing protein gives MRQELKSPLGRTYLVIEPDPLNRWIDVNWMGYLTSQSIQAGAAAYTAALAKWGYHAVLNDTRSVLGPWEHSMDWVVNTWAPEAAAAGLTHFAMVSTPESMADLSAIKFYQQLTAFKAEVFSDIEEARSWLRQFSLGDKASVA, from the coding sequence ATGCGCCAAGAATTAAAGAGCCCTCTGGGCCGGACGTACCTGGTGATTGAGCCCGACCCTCTCAACCGCTGGATTGACGTAAACTGGATGGGCTACCTTACCAGCCAGAGCATTCAGGCTGGTGCCGCCGCCTACACCGCGGCCCTGGCCAAGTGGGGCTACCACGCGGTGCTCAACGATACGCGCTCGGTGCTGGGCCCCTGGGAGCACTCCATGGATTGGGTGGTGAATACCTGGGCCCCTGAGGCGGCAGCAGCGGGTCTTACCCATTTTGCGATGGTTAGCACCCCCGAGTCGATGGCTGATTTATCGGCCATAAAGTTTTATCAGCAGCTGACCGCCTTCAAAGCAGAAGTGTTTTCTGATATCGAGGAGGCCCGGAGCTGGCTGCGCCAATTTTCGCTCGGCGATAAAGCGTCGGTGGCGTAG
- a CDS encoding bestrophin family protein encodes MIIREKDNWLRLLFVWHGSVLPQILPRLLALLVLSVGVVLGHGQLMHYKVPLTAAPFTLFGVTLAIFLGFYNNASYDRFWEGRKQWGALLNTTRSLARQALTLSSPPGGEPAARPFVRLLIAFTYALKHQLRHTDPAPDLTRLLPAPLAQAVHQATYRPMLLLLELGRWVQQGRKAGQLDTTTQLAFDHNFNQLSDIVGGCERLAGTPIPYTYSVMLHRTVYLYCFLLPFGLVDSTGWLTPLIVVFVAYTFMALDAIMREIEEPFGTGPNDLALNTMSHMIEATLLELAGEALPPAPEYRSRYMFD; translated from the coding sequence ATGATAATTCGTGAGAAAGACAATTGGCTGCGGCTGCTTTTCGTGTGGCACGGCTCGGTGCTGCCCCAGATACTGCCGCGCCTGCTGGCGCTGCTGGTGCTTTCGGTGGGGGTAGTGTTGGGCCACGGGCAGCTAATGCACTACAAGGTGCCGCTCACGGCCGCGCCGTTTACCTTGTTTGGGGTTACGCTGGCCATCTTTCTGGGCTTTTACAACAATGCCAGCTACGACCGCTTCTGGGAAGGCCGCAAGCAGTGGGGCGCGCTGCTGAATACAACCCGCTCGCTGGCCCGGCAGGCGCTCACGCTGAGCAGCCCGCCGGGCGGCGAGCCGGCGGCCCGGCCTTTTGTGCGGCTGCTCATTGCCTTTACCTACGCTCTGAAGCACCAGCTGCGGCATACCGACCCGGCGCCCGACCTGACGCGCCTGCTGCCCGCGCCGCTGGCGCAGGCCGTGCACCAGGCCACCTATCGGCCCATGCTGCTGCTGCTGGAGCTGGGCCGCTGGGTGCAGCAGGGTCGCAAGGCCGGGCAGCTCGACACCACGACCCAGCTGGCATTCGACCACAACTTTAACCAGCTCTCCGACATTGTGGGCGGCTGCGAGCGGCTGGCCGGCACGCCCATTCCGTACACGTACAGCGTCATGCTGCACCGCACGGTGTACCTGTACTGCTTTTTGCTGCCGTTTGGGCTGGTAGATAGTACGGGCTGGCTCACGCCGCTCATCGTAGTGTTCGTAGCCTATACGTTTATGGCCCTCGATGCCATTATGCGCGAGATTGAGGAGCCCTTTGGCACTGGCCCCAACGACCTGGCCTTGAATACTATGAGCCACATGATAGAAGCTACCCTGCTCGAGCTGGCCGGCGAAGCGCTGCCACCGGCACCGGAATATCGCAGTCGCTATATGTTTGACTAG
- a CDS encoding GNAT family N-acetyltransferase, whose product MIPLITHTPRLLILAASRALLTAELHKPQYFPTLLGAALPTDWPPGEYDRDAMEYFLEKLTAGGRDAAGWYNWYALRKAEGDIPRTLVGTGGFMGPPDAAGVVELGYSIAADWRGQGLGSELVAGLVHQAAATGLVHQLVAHTPPENLTSQKVLLRNGFASVGTDVNGRLRFERSVEPAVVEQPA is encoded by the coding sequence ATGATTCCCCTCATCACCCACACGCCCCGCTTGCTTATTCTGGCCGCGAGCCGGGCCCTGCTCACGGCCGAGCTGCACAAGCCGCAGTATTTTCCAACCCTGCTGGGGGCCGCGCTGCCTACCGACTGGCCACCCGGCGAGTACGACCGCGACGCGATGGAGTATTTTCTGGAAAAGCTTACGGCCGGGGGCCGCGATGCGGCGGGCTGGTACAACTGGTACGCGCTGCGCAAAGCCGAAGGCGACATCCCCCGCACGCTGGTAGGCACGGGCGGCTTTATGGGCCCGCCCGATGCGGCCGGTGTAGTTGAGTTGGGTTATTCCATCGCTGCCGACTGGCGCGGGCAGGGCCTGGGCAGCGAGCTGGTGGCGGGCCTGGTGCACCAGGCCGCCGCAACCGGCCTGGTGCACCAGCTGGTAGCCCACACGCCCCCCGAAAACCTCACCTCCCAAAAGGTGCTGCTCCGCAATGGGTTTGCGTCGGTAGGAACCGATGTGAACGGCCGTCTGCGCTTCGAGCGTAGCGTGGAGCCCGCCGTGGTGGAGCAGCCGGCCTGA
- a CDS encoding amidohydrolase family protein: MRFTHLLLGLPVAALLAGIARRPAPAETFDLLIEHVNVVDVATGQLRPDQTVAVKAGKIVRVGPAGQARYQARKKLDGTGRFLLPGLWDMHVHFRGGDSLAAANKKSLTLYLAHGITTVRDCGGDITPRIFEWRREEDAGTLAGPRIFTSGPKIDGPGATWPGSLEVVTPAQVSRALDSLQKLRVDFVKIYDSKISGDAYLETISQAEKRGMKTTGHMPYSVTLVEAVNRGLDATEHLYYVFKSCSSKEDSLTALVRNSLSTPKPLGLFAMLPAVYDTYSPAAAQRIFRLMASHHTAAVPTLAIGKTLAELGENNHAHDSLLAYIDPKIQATYAKRLGSARQQSAAARAFTQKLEARFMTLVPQMQAAGVTILAGSDSGPFNSFTYPGASLQDELVLLVQAGLTPAQALRAATLNGAEFMGVAARSGSVAEGKDGDLLLLAANPLTNIANVKKIVAVVARGKVYQRADLGRMMAAIKNK; this comes from the coding sequence ATGAGATTCACGCACTTATTGCTGGGCTTACCCGTAGCGGCCCTGCTGGCGGGCATAGCCCGCCGGCCGGCTCCGGCCGAAACCTTCGACCTGCTTATCGAGCACGTAAATGTGGTGGACGTGGCCACCGGGCAGCTGCGGCCCGACCAAACGGTAGCCGTAAAGGCCGGCAAAATAGTGCGGGTGGGGCCGGCGGGCCAGGCCCGCTACCAGGCCCGGAAAAAGCTGGACGGCACCGGCCGCTTCCTGCTGCCGGGCCTCTGGGATATGCACGTCCACTTCCGGGGCGGCGACAGCCTGGCGGCGGCCAACAAAAAAAGCCTCACGCTGTACCTGGCCCACGGCATTACCACGGTGCGCGACTGCGGCGGCGATATCACGCCCCGCATTTTTGAGTGGCGGCGTGAGGAAGACGCCGGCACGCTGGCCGGGCCGCGTATCTTCACCTCGGGCCCCAAAATAGATGGCCCCGGCGCCACCTGGCCCGGCTCGCTCGAAGTGGTGACGCCCGCGCAGGTGAGCCGGGCGCTCGACTCGCTGCAAAAGCTGCGGGTGGACTTTGTAAAGATTTACGACAGCAAGATTTCGGGCGATGCCTACCTCGAAACTATCTCGCAGGCTGAAAAGCGGGGCATGAAAACCACCGGCCACATGCCGTACTCCGTTACGCTGGTCGAGGCGGTAAACCGGGGCCTCGATGCTACCGAGCATCTGTACTATGTGTTCAAGTCCTGTTCAAGTAAGGAAGACAGCCTCACCGCGCTGGTGCGCAACAGCCTGAGTACGCCCAAGCCGCTGGGGCTGTTTGCGATGCTGCCGGCCGTGTACGATACGTATAGTCCGGCCGCGGCCCAGCGCATTTTCCGGCTCATGGCCAGCCACCACACGGCGGCCGTGCCTACACTGGCCATCGGCAAAACGCTGGCCGAACTTGGTGAGAACAACCATGCCCACGACTCGCTGCTGGCCTACATCGACCCCAAAATTCAGGCTACGTATGCCAAGCGCCTGGGTAGCGCCCGGCAGCAGTCGGCCGCGGCCCGGGCATTTACCCAAAAGCTGGAAGCCCGGTTTATGACCCTGGTGCCGCAGATGCAGGCGGCGGGAGTTACAATTCTGGCCGGCTCGGACAGCGGGCCGTTCAACTCGTTTACTTACCCCGGCGCTTCGCTGCAGGATGAATTGGTGCTGCTGGTGCAGGCTGGCCTCACCCCCGCCCAGGCCCTGCGGGCCGCCACGCTCAATGGCGCCGAGTTTATGGGCGTGGCCGCCCGCAGCGGCAGCGTAGCCGAAGGCAAAGACGGCGACTTGCTGCTGCTGGCCGCCAACCCGCTGACTAACATCGCCAACGTGAAGAAAATAGTGGCCGTAGTGGCGCGCGGCAAGGTGTACCAGCGCGCCGACCTGGGCAGGATGATGGCGGCGATAAAAAATAAATAG
- a CDS encoding fatty acid desaturase family protein, with protein sequence MLLPKFAPPRTFHAELKRRTTQYFQTTGKAQTGNGALLGKALLLVGSLIALYIHLVFFTPPTAWALLECVLMGTVLALIGFNVMHDGAHGSFSRHAWLNRFAAFTLNVLGGSSYMWDAKHNTVHHMYTNIDGVDDDLDIRPWMRLTAEQPRHRAHRFQHLYFGFFYSLLYISWIFITDYQKYFSRRIGSVALKPMTTNDHLIFWGFKLLNLGLYVALPLYTVGLMHWLVGFLIMAAVAGFVLSIVFQLAHTVEQTAFPTPHETTRKLEDEWAIHQLRTTANFATDNRLISWLVGGLNFQVEHHLFPKISHVHYPMLSKIIRQTCEEFGLPYQEYPKMRYAVASHVAFLKQMGRA encoded by the coding sequence ATGCTCCTTCCCAAATTTGCTCCTCCGCGTACCTTCCACGCCGAGCTGAAGCGCCGTACCACGCAGTATTTTCAAACCACCGGCAAGGCCCAGACCGGCAACGGCGCCCTGCTGGGCAAGGCGCTGCTGCTGGTAGGCAGCCTCATAGCCCTGTACATTCACCTGGTTTTCTTTACGCCGCCGACGGCCTGGGCCCTGCTGGAATGCGTGCTGATGGGCACCGTGCTGGCCCTTATCGGCTTCAATGTGATGCACGACGGGGCGCACGGCAGCTTTAGCCGACATGCCTGGCTCAACCGCTTTGCCGCCTTCACCCTCAATGTACTGGGTGGCAGCAGCTACATGTGGGATGCCAAGCACAACACCGTACACCACATGTACACCAACATCGATGGCGTCGACGATGACCTCGACATCCGGCCCTGGATGCGCCTGACGGCCGAGCAGCCGCGCCACCGCGCCCACCGCTTTCAGCACCTGTACTTTGGGTTTTTTTACAGCCTGCTGTACATTTCCTGGATTTTTATTACCGATTACCAGAAGTATTTCTCCCGCCGCATCGGCAGCGTGGCCCTCAAGCCGATGACGACCAACGACCACCTCATTTTCTGGGGCTTTAAGCTGCTGAATCTGGGTCTTTACGTTGCACTTCCACTATATACTGTCGGACTTATGCACTGGCTCGTCGGCTTTCTGATTATGGCGGCAGTAGCCGGCTTTGTGCTCAGCATTGTATTTCAGCTGGCGCACACCGTGGAGCAAACCGCTTTCCCGACGCCGCACGAAACTACCCGCAAGCTTGAAGACGAGTGGGCCATTCATCAGCTGCGCACCACGGCCAACTTTGCCACCGACAACCGCCTGATTAGCTGGCTGGTGGGCGGGCTCAACTTTCAGGTCGAGCACCACCTGTTCCCCAAAATCTCGCACGTTCACTACCCCATGCTGAGCAAAATCATTCGGCAAACCTGCGAAGAGTTTGGGCTGCCTTACCAGGAATATCCTAAGATGCGCTACGCCGTGGCCTCGCACGTAGCGTTCCTCAAACAGATGGGCCGGGCGTAA
- a CDS encoding TPM domain-containing protein encodes MYRFLLFALLLVGAGLGQQASAQATSGLPARPVPFTFVTDQGNLLSATDAKKLDGGLRSYAEKTGTQVVVVTVPSLGGRPAADYARELGTAWGVGQRDKNNGLVVLLSAQDHKVSIQPGSGLRSSITPEVVNRVISQQMTPAFKQGNYFAGLRAGLNTLMVTANPSSDPRKQTAGTASTAPASTGAAAAATSGELTDNTSNTASAMQTSSAPDPAGVQQTETTTSASSGLGMGTLLIGALVVGGILWFLLRLFRRNSAPAATNGGTPNFYPNQPNRPAQPNQPNFFPNQGGNAGPGYGAPAQGSSGSGMGGILATGAAAAAGAYLGNRMASGHESGSGIGHGFDNTSGAGAAGTAAGAAGTGAAGDYFSSRGDNNDSTSNAPDYFSGNDSNSSGDYFSSDNSSYDDTSSGDTGGGGFDSTDDNSGSW; translated from the coding sequence ATGTATCGCTTTTTGTTGTTTGCCCTGCTGCTAGTGGGCGCGGGGCTGGGCCAGCAGGCCTCGGCCCAAGCTACCAGCGGACTGCCGGCCCGGCCGGTGCCCTTTACCTTCGTGACCGACCAGGGCAACCTGCTGAGCGCAACTGATGCTAAAAAGCTGGACGGCGGCCTGCGCAGCTACGCCGAAAAAACCGGTACCCAGGTGGTGGTGGTAACGGTGCCGAGCCTGGGCGGCCGCCCGGCCGCCGACTATGCCCGCGAGCTGGGCACGGCCTGGGGCGTGGGCCAGCGCGATAAAAATAACGGCCTGGTAGTGCTGCTCAGCGCCCAGGACCACAAAGTGAGTATTCAGCCGGGCTCGGGCCTGCGCAGCTCCATCACGCCGGAGGTGGTAAACCGCGTTATCAGCCAGCAAATGACGCCGGCTTTCAAGCAGGGCAATTACTTTGCCGGCCTGCGGGCGGGCCTCAACACGCTGATGGTAACCGCCAACCCAAGCTCGGACCCGCGCAAGCAAACGGCCGGTACGGCTAGCACAGCCCCGGCTTCGACGGGTGCAGCAGCGGCGGCCACCAGTGGCGAGCTGACCGACAACACGTCCAATACGGCCTCAGCCATGCAGACGTCCTCGGCCCCCGACCCGGCCGGCGTGCAGCAAACCGAAACAACGACGTCGGCTTCGTCGGGCCTCGGTATGGGCACGCTGCTCATCGGGGCATTGGTAGTTGGCGGCATCCTGTGGTTTTTGCTGCGCCTGTTCCGGCGCAACAGCGCCCCGGCAGCTACTAACGGCGGCACCCCCAACTTTTACCCTAATCAGCCCAACCGGCCCGCCCAGCCGAATCAGCCTAATTTTTTTCCTAACCAGGGCGGTAATGCCGGGCCAGGCTATGGCGCACCGGCCCAGGGCAGCAGCGGCAGCGGTATGGGCGGCATATTGGCTACCGGCGCGGCCGCGGCCGCTGGTGCTTACCTCGGCAACCGCATGGCTTCGGGCCACGAGTCGGGCAGCGGAATCGGGCACGGCTTCGATAATACAAGCGGTGCCGGCGCAGCCGGTACTGCAGCCGGAGCCGCCGGCACCGGCGCGGCCGGCGATTATTTCTCGTCGAGAGGCGATAATAATGACAGCACGAGTAACGCCCCAGACTATTTCTCGGGCAACGACTCTAACTCGTCGGGCGATTACTTTTCTTCCGATAACTCGTCGTATGATGATACTTCATCGGGCGACACCGGCGGTGGTGGCTTCGATAGCACCGACGACAACAGCGGCTCGTGGTAG